A DNA window from Rhizobium sp. NXC14 contains the following coding sequences:
- a CDS encoding SDR family oxidoreductase, with protein sequence MSINLENAVVVITGASSGIGQATAEAFARRGSRLVLAARNGEALEKVAETCRGLGAEAISVVTDVTEPAAVRSLADRAKALGDIDVWVSNVGVGAVGRFEETPIEAHEQIIRTNLIGHMNDAHAVLPIFLKQDRGVFINMISLGGFAAAPFAAAYSASKFGLRGFSEALRAEVADKPRIHVCDVYPAFVDTPGLRHGANYVGRQVSAPPPVLDARRVAEAIVGVARSPRATTTVGVVTTATRLAHLLAPNLAARALGRLMGAYFKRAPRAVESDGNLYRPSTDAAQIDGGLRSPHRYSAPLLFGLVAVVVLALAAAGPRRYPRRRLASGNRPRFW encoded by the coding sequence ATGTCTATCAATCTCGAAAATGCAGTGGTCGTCATTACGGGAGCATCGAGCGGCATCGGTCAGGCCACTGCCGAGGCCTTCGCTCGGCGCGGAAGCAGGCTGGTGCTCGCGGCCCGCAACGGCGAGGCCTTGGAAAAGGTTGCCGAGACGTGCCGGGGTCTGGGTGCGGAGGCGATTTCCGTTGTTACTGACGTCACCGAGCCTGCTGCCGTGCGGTCGCTGGCCGACAGGGCAAAGGCTCTCGGCGATATCGACGTCTGGGTGAGCAATGTCGGCGTCGGCGCGGTCGGTCGGTTCGAGGAGACGCCGATCGAGGCGCATGAGCAGATCATCCGCACCAATCTGATCGGCCACATGAACGATGCCCATGCGGTGCTGCCGATCTTCTTGAAGCAGGACCGGGGCGTCTTTATCAACATGATTTCGCTCGGCGGCTTTGCGGCGGCACCGTTCGCGGCCGCCTATAGCGCCAGCAAATTCGGCCTGCGCGGCTTCTCCGAGGCGCTGCGGGCGGAGGTTGCCGACAAGCCGCGCATTCATGTCTGCGACGTCTATCCCGCCTTCGTCGATACGCCTGGCCTCAGGCACGGCGCCAATTATGTCGGCCGCCAGGTTTCCGCGCCGCCGCCGGTTCTCGATGCGCGCCGGGTCGCCGAGGCGATCGTCGGCGTCGCCAGATCGCCACGCGCAACCACCACCGTCGGCGTGGTCACAACTGCGACGCGGCTCGCCCATCTGCTGGCACCCAATCTCGCCGCCAGAGCGCTCGGCCGGCTGATGGGCGCCTATTTCAAGCGGGCGCCGCGCGCCGTCGAAAGCGACGGCAATCTCTACCGGCCCTCCACCGACGCCGCCCAGATCGATGGTGGGCTGCGATCGCCGCACCGGTATTCGGCGCCGCTCCTTTTCGGTCTGGTCGCGGTTGTTGTGCTCGCGCTTGCGGCTGCCGGGCCAAGGAGGTACCCACGCCGGCGGCTGGCTTCGGGCAACCGGCCTCGGTTTTGGTAG
- a CDS encoding helix-turn-helix domain-containing protein yields the protein MDSLITAAAQALASGDTLGALKRVALRDDAPALALRGIAMAQLGDLIRAKALLKSAARAFGPREAVARARCVVAEAEIALVSRDLTWPPKALEAARKVLEAHGDRINAAHAGNIAIRRLMLIGRLDEAEQALAALDPTPLPPPLRTAHELVAAGIAVRRLRTQVARAALERAQLAAERANMPVLAAEVEAAGHVLDLPAARLVSRGHDRPLLLAEVEALFSNGTLVVDACRHVVRAGGAVVPLASRPVLFALARALVEAWPADVSRGALIARAFRGKHADESHRARLRVEIGRLRAELAGLAEVSATKRGFALSPAGASEVAVLAPLVEGPHAAVLAFLADGEAWSSSALAIALGTSPRTVQRALDALAGEEKVQAIGRGRARRWMSPPLSSFPTILLLPGPLPSD from the coding sequence ATGGACTCGCTGATTACGGCCGCTGCACAGGCGCTGGCATCCGGCGATACGCTTGGAGCGCTGAAACGGGTGGCGCTGCGCGACGACGCGCCGGCGTTGGCGCTGCGCGGCATCGCCATGGCGCAGCTCGGAGATCTCATCCGCGCCAAGGCGCTGTTGAAGAGTGCCGCGCGCGCCTTCGGGCCGCGGGAGGCCGTGGCCCGCGCCCGCTGCGTCGTCGCCGAGGCCGAGATCGCACTCGTCTCGCGCGATCTCACCTGGCCGCCGAAGGCGCTGGAGGCGGCGCGCAAGGTTCTGGAAGCGCATGGCGACCGGATCAACGCCGCCCATGCCGGTAATATCGCCATTCGCCGGCTGATGCTGATCGGCCGCCTCGACGAAGCCGAGCAGGCGCTGGCTGCGCTCGACCCGACGCCGCTGCCGCCGCCATTGCGGACCGCCCATGAACTTGTCGCGGCCGGCATCGCCGTTCGGCGCCTGCGCACGCAGGTGGCGCGCGCAGCACTCGAACGGGCACAGCTTGCGGCCGAGCGGGCGAATATGCCCGTGCTGGCGGCGGAGGTCGAAGCCGCTGGACATGTGCTCGATCTGCCTGCGGCGCGGCTGGTTTCGCGTGGGCATGACCGGCCGCTGCTGCTTGCCGAGGTGGAGGCGCTCTTTTCAAATGGCACGCTCGTCGTCGACGCCTGCCGCCATGTCGTGCGCGCGGGCGGTGCGGTGGTGCCGCTGGCGAGCCGGCCAGTGCTTTTCGCGCTTGCCCGTGCGCTTGTCGAAGCCTGGCCGGCAGATGTGTCGCGGGGAGCGTTGATCGCACGCGCCTTCCGCGGCAAGCATGCCGATGAATCGCATCGCGCCCGGCTGCGCGTCGAGATCGGCCGGCTGCGCGCGGAACTAGCCGGCCTGGCGGAAGTCTCGGCTACCAAGCGCGGTTTTGCCCTTTCCCCTGCCGGCGCTTCTGAGGTTGCCGTGCTTGCGCCGCTCGTCGAAGGGCCGCATGCGGCGGTGCTCGCTTTCCTCGCCGATGGCGAAGCGTGGTCGAGTTCGGCGCTGGCAATCGCGCTCGGCACCAGTCCGCGCACCGTGCAGCGGGCGCTGGATGCGCTCGCTGGCGAGGAGAAGGTGCAAGCGATCGGACGCGGGCGGGCACGCCGCTGGATGAGCCCGCCGCTCTCCTCTTTCCCGACGATCTTGTTACTCCCGGGACCACTGCCGAGCGACTAG
- a CDS encoding response regulator, which produces MVTVLCIEDEVEIRNLLVEELNEAGYRTLEASNGAEGLEMILSKWPDIVISDISMPVMDGHQLLAEIQINHPELSNIPFIMLTALTDRENTLAGLRAGAADYLTKPLDFDLLLAKLEGCVTRLENDKALNRSF; this is translated from the coding sequence ATGGTTACAGTCCTGTGCATAGAAGACGAAGTCGAGATCCGGAATCTCCTCGTCGAAGAGTTGAACGAAGCGGGCTACAGGACGCTCGAGGCCTCGAACGGCGCAGAAGGCCTGGAAATGATCCTATCGAAATGGCCGGATATCGTCATCAGCGACATTTCCATGCCTGTTATGGATGGGCATCAGCTTCTGGCGGAAATCCAGATCAATCATCCGGAGCTCTCCAACATTCCCTTCATCATGCTGACGGCGCTGACAGACCGGGAAAACACGCTCGCCGGCCTGCGGGCCGGGGCGGCGGATTATCTGACGAAGCCGCTCGACTTCGACCTGCTGCTTGCCAAGCTGGAGGGCTGCGTGACGCGGCTGGAGAACGATAAGGCGCTCAATCGGTCGTTTTGA
- a CDS encoding GNAT family N-acetyltransferase has product MAATTPKTSGISVEPITAAHIDSFHRALDVVAREKKYLSMLEATPLPQTREFVMGMIAKGNPQFVAVIGEEVVGWCDISRHFFPSHAHRGKLGMGILPAYRGQGLGRKLIEMTLRAARKAGFIRIELDVYEDNSRAIALYEKLGFVREGIIRRAARIDGRFIDAIGMALLFKDDGSA; this is encoded by the coding sequence GTGGCCGCAACGACACCCAAAACGTCAGGCATCAGCGTCGAACCGATCACTGCTGCGCATATCGACAGTTTTCATCGCGCCCTCGACGTGGTTGCGCGGGAGAAAAAGTACCTATCTATGCTGGAAGCCACGCCCCTGCCTCAGACGCGTGAGTTCGTAATGGGCATGATCGCAAAGGGCAATCCGCAATTCGTTGCCGTGATTGGCGAAGAGGTCGTCGGCTGGTGCGACATCAGCCGGCATTTCTTCCCGTCCCACGCTCATCGCGGAAAGCTCGGCATGGGGATTCTTCCCGCCTATCGCGGCCAGGGTCTTGGACGGAAGCTCATCGAAATGACTTTGAGAGCCGCGCGGAAAGCTGGTTTTATCAGGATCGAACTCGATGTGTACGAGGACAATAGCCGTGCCATCGCACTCTATGAAAAACTGGGCTTCGTGCGCGAAGGCATAATCCGTCGCGCCGCGCGCATCGATGGTCGGTTCATCGATGCGATCGGAATGGCGCTTTTATTCAAAGATGATGGGTCTGCATAA
- a CDS encoding PLP-dependent aminotransferase family protein, producing MVQKAVRMNEEIAGRTRVEMVMTTIRQRIAGRSLTPGARLPSVRGLAASMKLSTSTVVDAYERLVAEGAIMSRPGSGFYVANQAAPFALTEAGPKLDRAVDPFWISRQSLEADEADLKPGCGWLPPSWLPGEGVRRALRTLARAEGKALADYGSPLGLPPLRQLISRRMGERGIEASPDQILLAESGTQAIDLLCRFLLEPGDTVLVDDPCYFNFHALLRAHRAKIVGVPYTPSGPDLELFAQTLAEHRPRLYITNSAIHNPTGATLSPVTAHRVLKCAEQFDLTIVEDDIFADFEYVAAPRLAAFDGLERVIHIGSFSKTLSASARCGFIATRPEWIEGLTDLKIATSFGGGRMTAELVLNVLSDGGYRKHMEMLRQRLARVMSEVSARLKSSGIKPWLEPQAGMFLWCRLPDGLDAADVARAALEKRIVLAPGNAFSLSQSATNFMRFNVSQTLDERVFAALGDVLGKAAR from the coding sequence ATGGTTCAAAAGGCAGTACGGATGAACGAAGAGATAGCGGGACGCACGCGCGTCGAGATGGTGATGACGACGATCCGGCAGCGCATTGCCGGTCGCAGCCTGACGCCAGGGGCAAGGCTGCCCTCGGTGCGCGGCCTCGCAGCCAGCATGAAGCTCTCGACTTCGACCGTTGTCGACGCCTATGAGCGCCTGGTCGCCGAAGGCGCGATCATGTCCCGGCCGGGCTCCGGCTTCTATGTCGCCAACCAAGCGGCCCCCTTCGCGCTGACCGAGGCCGGACCGAAGCTCGACCGCGCCGTCGACCCCTTCTGGATTTCGCGGCAATCGCTGGAGGCGGATGAAGCCGATCTGAAGCCCGGCTGCGGCTGGCTGCCGCCCTCCTGGCTGCCCGGCGAGGGCGTGCGCCGGGCACTCAGAACGCTTGCGCGCGCCGAGGGGAAGGCCCTTGCCGATTACGGCTCGCCGCTCGGTCTGCCGCCGCTGCGCCAGCTGATTTCGCGGCGCATGGGCGAGCGTGGCATCGAGGCCTCGCCGGATCAGATCCTGCTCGCCGAGTCTGGCACGCAGGCCATCGACCTTCTCTGCCGTTTCCTGCTCGAACCCGGCGACACGGTGCTGGTCGACGACCCCTGCTACTTCAACTTTCACGCATTGCTGCGCGCCCACCGGGCGAAGATCGTCGGCGTGCCCTACACACCGTCAGGCCCCGATCTCGAACTCTTCGCACAGACGCTCGCCGAACATCGACCCCGGCTCTACATCACCAACTCGGCCATCCACAATCCCACCGGCGCGACACTCTCTCCCGTCACGGCCCACCGGGTGCTGAAGTGCGCCGAGCAGTTCGACCTCACCATCGTCGAGGACGATATCTTCGCCGATTTCGAATATGTGGCAGCGCCCCGCCTCGCCGCTTTCGACGGGCTCGAGCGGGTCATCCATATCGGCAGCTTTTCCAAAACGCTTTCGGCCTCCGCCCGCTGCGGCTTCATCGCCACCAGGCCCGAATGGATCGAGGGCCTCACCGACCTCAAGATCGCCACTTCCTTCGGCGGCGGCCGGATGACGGCCGAGCTGGTGCTCAACGTCTTGAGCGACGGCGGCTACCGCAAACACATGGAAATGCTCAGGCAGCGGCTGGCGCGCGTCATGAGCGAAGTCTCCGCGCGCCTAAAAAGTTCGGGGATAAAACCCTGGCTTGAGCCCCAGGCCGGCATGTTCCTCTGGTGCCGACTGCCGGACGGCCTCGACGCAGCTGATGTCGCGCGGGCGGCGTTGGAAAAGCGGATCGTGCTGGCGCCGGGCAATGCGTTCAGCCTGTCGCAATCGGCGACGAATTTCATGCGGTTCAATGTGTCGCAGACGCTGGATGAGAGAGTGTTTGCGGCGTTGGGGGACGTGTTGGGAAAGGCCGCACGATAA
- a CDS encoding DMT family transporter yields MERMTAGWVNGLIGVVIFSGSLPATRLAVAQFDPVFLTVARAAIAGLLALCLLIVFREKRPAGRDILSLAVVALGVVMGFPLLTALALQHVTSAHSIVFVGLLPLATAIFGVIRGGERPKPAFWLFSVLGSTLVGGFALTQGLTASPVGDLLMLAAILACGLGYAEGGRLSRTLGGWQVISWALVLSLPIMITVAFIYRPASFAGIETPALVGLAYVSLFSMLIGFIFWYRGLSQGGIAAVGQLQLLQPFFGLALAATLLHEPVTWAMLGVTVAVILCVMGARKFAR; encoded by the coding sequence ATGGAGCGAATGACGGCAGGGTGGGTCAATGGTTTGATCGGTGTGGTGATCTTCAGCGGTTCGCTGCCGGCGACGCGCTTGGCGGTGGCGCAATTCGATCCCGTCTTCCTGACCGTTGCGCGCGCGGCGATCGCCGGGCTGCTGGCGCTCTGCCTGCTGATCGTCTTTCGTGAGAAGCGGCCGGCCGGGCGCGATATCCTCTCGCTCGCCGTTGTCGCGCTCGGCGTCGTGATGGGCTTTCCGCTGCTGACCGCGCTGGCGCTGCAGCATGTCACGTCAGCCCATTCGATCGTCTTCGTCGGTCTGCTGCCTCTTGCAACGGCCATCTTCGGCGTCATCCGCGGCGGTGAGCGGCCGAAGCCGGCCTTCTGGTTGTTCTCGGTTCTCGGCAGTACGCTCGTGGGGGGCTTTGCCCTGACGCAAGGCCTGACGGCCTCGCCGGTCGGCGACCTGCTGATGCTTGCGGCAATCCTTGCCTGCGGTCTCGGTTATGCCGAGGGCGGCAGGCTGTCGCGCACGCTCGGCGGCTGGCAGGTGATTTCCTGGGCGCTGGTCCTGTCGCTGCCGATCATGATCACCGTCGCGTTCATCTACCGGCCGGCAAGTTTCGCCGGAATAGAAACGCCGGCGCTCGTCGGACTTGCCTATGTCTCGCTGTTCTCGATGCTGATCGGCTTCATCTTCTGGTATCGCGGCCTCTCTCAGGGCGGCATCGCCGCCGTCGGCCAGTTGCAGTTGCTCCAGCCCTTCTTCGGTCTGGCGCTTGCCGCCACCCTGCTGCACGAGCCGGTGACGTGGGCCATGCTCGGCGTGACGGTCGCGGTCATTCTCTGCGTGATGGGCGCGCGGAAGTTCGCGAGGTAG
- a CDS encoding DUF4168 domain-containing protein, whose amino-acid sequence MITRYTSLATMTAAVFSLLALSPASATELAQAQQQPPAQGQAPMQGQGGTGAASPVSDQKLEAFAVAYVQVDKVRQEYSAKIDATKDQASKQKLQDEAKKQMVETVQASPDISVEEYSSILTAAQSDPALAKKVLDKIGTPPPAQPQQR is encoded by the coding sequence ATGATCACTCGTTACACATCCCTCGCAACGATGACAGCCGCGGTGTTCAGTCTGCTTGCTCTCAGCCCGGCATCCGCGACCGAGCTTGCCCAGGCACAACAGCAGCCGCCGGCACAGGGCCAGGCGCCCATGCAAGGACAGGGTGGTACCGGTGCGGCTTCCCCTGTCAGTGATCAGAAACTCGAGGCCTTTGCCGTTGCCTACGTGCAGGTCGATAAAGTCAGGCAGGAATATTCCGCCAAGATTGACGCGACGAAGGATCAGGCTTCGAAGCAGAAGCTGCAGGATGAAGCCAAGAAGCAGATGGTCGAAACCGTCCAGGCCTCTCCCGACATCTCCGTCGAGGAATATTCCTCGATCCTGACGGCCGCGCAAAGCGACCCGGCTCTCGCCAAGAAGGTTCTGGACAAGATCGGCACCCCGCCGCCGGCGCAGCCGCAGCAGCGATAG
- a CDS encoding cupin domain-containing protein, translated as MKMIQAMALAFVLGGAAAAHAEQPIERTDLIKNDIDVPGHEVVQVRVDIAPGVLAPNHSHPGEEIAFVLEGTLEYKLEGREPVTLKAGQSLFIPSGVVHSAKNVGSGMGSELATYIVRKDEALVVPAK; from the coding sequence ATGAAAATGATCCAGGCCATGGCGCTCGCCTTCGTTCTCGGCGGCGCTGCGGCAGCGCATGCGGAGCAGCCGATAGAGCGCACCGACCTCATCAAGAACGATATAGACGTGCCGGGCCACGAAGTCGTCCAGGTGCGCGTCGATATCGCCCCGGGCGTTCTCGCGCCGAACCACTCGCATCCGGGCGAAGAGATCGCCTTCGTTCTCGAGGGCACGCTGGAATACAAGCTCGAAGGCAGGGAGCCGGTGACGCTCAAGGCCGGTCAGTCGCTGTTCATTCCCTCCGGCGTGGTGCATTCGGCAAAGAACGTCGGCAGCGGCATGGGCTCGGAATTGGCGACTTATATTGTACGCAAGGATGAGGCGCTCGTCGTACCCGCCAAGTGA
- a CDS encoding DUF2277 domain-containing protein, whose amino-acid sequence MCRNIKPLFNFDPPATNEEIHDAALQFVRKLSGTTKPSKRNEAAFERAVGSIAACARELLDSLETSQPPRDREEEAAKARARSAMRFA is encoded by the coding sequence ATGTGCCGAAACATAAAACCCCTGTTCAATTTCGATCCGCCGGCGACGAACGAAGAGATTCACGATGCCGCGCTCCAATTCGTACGCAAGCTCAGCGGCACGACCAAGCCGTCGAAGCGCAATGAGGCCGCGTTCGAACGCGCGGTGGGTTCGATCGCTGCCTGCGCCCGCGAACTGCTCGATTCATTGGAGACGTCTCAGCCGCCTCGCGATCGCGAGGAAGAAGCGGCGAAGGCGCGCGCGAGATCCGCGATGCGGTTCGCGTAG
- a CDS encoding thioredoxin family protein: MTAMLNATREQWLAARLDLLEEEKELTRQSDALAAKRQQLPRVRIDKDYRFDTEGGEASLKDLFGGRSQLLIYHFMFGPDYSAACPSCSSIADGFNGFFVHLENHDVAFWAVSRAPLAKLEAFKRRMDWSFPWASSAGSDFNADFSVWFSPEQQRRGEIEYNYRREPPAPEPPTGKPVPEWQSRGSDEPIVQIASMTGTDVPTYTRDRPGVSAFELIDGVVYHSYSSYARGLDGLWGMYQWLDRAPKGRNETGIWWRHHDRYGKE, encoded by the coding sequence ATGACGGCAATGCTGAACGCAACCCGCGAGCAATGGCTGGCGGCGAGACTTGATCTGCTCGAGGAGGAAAAGGAACTGACGCGGCAAAGCGATGCGCTGGCGGCCAAACGCCAGCAATTGCCCCGTGTGAGGATCGACAAGGACTACCGCTTCGATACCGAAGGCGGCGAAGCTTCGCTGAAGGATCTGTTCGGCGGGCGTTCGCAGCTCCTGATCTATCACTTCATGTTCGGACCGGATTACAGCGCCGCATGCCCCTCCTGCTCCTCGATCGCCGACGGCTTCAACGGCTTCTTCGTCCACCTGGAAAACCACGACGTCGCCTTCTGGGCCGTCTCGCGCGCGCCGCTCGCAAAGCTTGAGGCCTTCAAGCGGCGCATGGACTGGAGTTTCCCCTGGGCCTCCTCCGCCGGCAGCGATTTTAACGCCGATTTCAGCGTCTGGTTCAGCCCGGAGCAACAGCGTCGCGGGGAGATCGAATACAACTACCGTCGCGAACCGCCCGCCCCCGAACCGCCAACTGGCAAGCCCGTGCCGGAATGGCAGTCGCGCGGCAGCGACGAACCCATCGTCCAGATCGCTTCGATGACCGGCACCGACGTCCCTACCTACACCCGCGACCGCCCCGGCGTCAGCGCCTTCGAACTCATCGACGGCGTCGTCTACCACAGCTATTCGAGCTATGCGCGCGGGCTGGACGGGCTCTGGGGCATGTACCAATGGCTCGACCGTGCCCCGAAGGGCCGCAACGAAACCGGCATCTGGTGGCGCCATCACGACCGCTACGGCAAGGAGTGA
- a CDS encoding ROK family protein — protein MKLKGDQTTARAMNRRLILNLLRREGPRSRADIATVIGLSPAAVTFVVSDLLEEGIVTEGKAVPGLAGRRPIPVEINYEHSLALGFKLMVDSVECVATDLATNPVAAMRVGLEGHDPDYVADLLAGTVPELVKLAGRPKAKLAGIGISMPGVINHEQAACVRSHRFKWDDVPLAALVASRVHVPVWLEDDTNAYAIAQQLFGLGRQHRNMAVLAVGVGISCALVIDGKLYRGANGAAGKFGHTLFEENGRLCECGKRGCLMAYHSELSMLRRWREATGRGEELSLPELREALASGDATATALVAHSGRGIGTALANLVNITDPEVIVAGGEAVSLGDPFLTPLREALAARTFRTAPPLLPDWEDNSWARGAAALVTQKIFDFESSGGVTDIATLGVRGSTSAA, from the coding sequence GTGAAGCTGAAAGGCGACCAGACCACGGCGAGAGCCATGAACCGACGCCTCATCCTCAACCTTCTCCGCCGCGAAGGGCCGAGGAGCCGCGCCGATATCGCGACGGTGATCGGCTTGAGCCCGGCCGCCGTCACCTTCGTCGTTTCAGACCTGCTGGAGGAAGGCATCGTCACCGAGGGCAAGGCCGTGCCCGGCCTCGCCGGCCGCCGGCCGATCCCAGTCGAGATCAATTACGAGCATTCGCTCGCCCTCGGCTTCAAGCTGATGGTGGATTCGGTGGAATGCGTGGCGACCGATCTCGCCACCAATCCCGTCGCCGCCATGCGCGTCGGCCTTGAGGGCCATGATCCGGATTATGTCGCCGACCTGCTCGCCGGCACCGTGCCCGAACTGGTGAAGCTCGCCGGCCGGCCGAAAGCCAAGCTCGCCGGCATCGGCATCTCCATGCCCGGCGTCATCAACCACGAACAAGCAGCCTGCGTGCGCAGCCACCGCTTCAAATGGGACGACGTCCCCCTCGCCGCGCTCGTCGCAAGCCGCGTCCACGTGCCGGTCTGGCTTGAAGACGATACCAACGCTTACGCCATCGCCCAGCAGCTCTTCGGCCTCGGCCGCCAGCACCGCAACATGGCCGTGCTCGCCGTCGGCGTCGGTATCAGCTGTGCGCTCGTCATCGACGGCAAGCTCTATCGCGGTGCCAATGGCGCTGCCGGCAAGTTCGGCCACACGCTGTTCGAGGAGAACGGCCGCCTCTGCGAATGCGGCAAGCGCGGCTGCCTGATGGCCTACCACTCCGAACTCTCGATGCTGCGCCGCTGGCGCGAGGCGACCGGCCGCGGCGAGGAACTCAGCCTCCCCGAACTCCGCGAAGCGCTCGCCTCAGGCGACGCCACCGCCACCGCCCTCGTCGCCCATTCCGGCCGCGGGATCGGCACCGCACTCGCCAACCTCGTCAACATCACCGACCCCGAAGTCATCGTCGCCGGCGGCGAAGCCGTCTCGCTCGGAGACCCCTTCCTCACGCCCTTGCGCGAAGCGCTTGCCGCCCGCACCTTCCGCACCGCCCCGCCGCTGCTGCCCGACTGGGAGGATAACTCCTGGGCTAGGGGCGCGGCTGCGCTGGTGACGCAGAAGATCTTCGATTTCGAGTCATCGGGCGGGGTGACGGATATTGCGACACTCGGCGTGAGAGGTTCGACGTCGGCGGCTTGA
- a CDS encoding PQQ-binding-like beta-propeller repeat protein yields MKTSAATILREYGPFPGAERVHGVTFDGRHVWFASGDRLNALDPESGEVVRSIEVASHAGTAFDGEFLYQIAEDVIHKINPKTGQILSTIPAPGNGGDSGLAWAEGTLWVGQHRGRRIHQIDPETGKILRTIESNRVVTGVTWVDGQLWHGTWEGDDSDVRRIDPQTGEVLERLDMPEGAGVSGLESDGAGCFFCGGGNSGKIRAVRRP; encoded by the coding sequence ATGAAGACATCGGCTGCGACCATTCTGCGTGAATATGGACCCTTTCCGGGTGCTGAGCGCGTTCACGGCGTCACCTTTGACGGCCGGCATGTCTGGTTCGCCTCAGGCGACAGGCTGAACGCGCTCGATCCCGAAAGCGGTGAGGTGGTGCGGTCAATCGAGGTCGCCTCCCATGCCGGCACGGCCTTCGACGGCGAGTTCCTCTATCAGATCGCCGAGGATGTCATTCACAAGATCAACCCCAAGACCGGCCAGATCCTTTCCACCATCCCGGCCCCCGGCAATGGCGGCGATTCCGGCCTTGCCTGGGCCGAGGGTACGCTCTGGGTCGGCCAGCATCGCGGCCGCAGGATCCATCAAATCGATCCCGAAACCGGCAAGATCCTGCGCACCATCGAATCCAACCGCGTCGTCACAGGCGTCACCTGGGTCGACGGCCAGCTCTGGCACGGGACCTGGGAGGGCGACGACAGCGACGTCAGGCGCATCGATCCGCAGACGGGCGAGGTGCTGGAGCGGCTCGACATGCCCGAAGGCGCCGGCGTCTCGGGGCTGGAATCCGACGGCGCAGGCTGCTTCTTCTGTGGCGGAGGCAATAGCGGCAAGATCCGCGCCGTGCGCCGGCCATGA